From the Leucobacter tenebrionis genome, one window contains:
- a CDS encoding SprT-like domain-containing protein, producing MAELARVRVWAEALIRMHLEPRFGAGAWGFDFDRAKRRAGLCNYTERRITVSRYLADKFDDDEIHQVLLHEVAHAMAGPDAGHGPEWKRIAAEIGYVGGRTHDGEIAHERAPWVGSCPAGHEHYRFRKPTRVTSCGRCARGFSRAHVIAWQRRA from the coding sequence GTGGCTGAGCTCGCGCGCGTGCGGGTGTGGGCCGAAGCGCTGATCCGGATGCACCTCGAGCCCCGTTTCGGCGCGGGCGCGTGGGGCTTCGACTTCGACCGCGCGAAGCGTCGAGCCGGCCTCTGCAACTACACCGAGCGCCGCATCACGGTGTCGCGCTACCTCGCCGACAAGTTCGACGACGACGAGATCCACCAGGTGCTGCTGCACGAGGTGGCGCACGCGATGGCCGGCCCCGACGCCGGGCACGGCCCGGAGTGGAAGCGGATCGCGGCCGAGATCGGTTACGTCGGCGGGCGCACGCACGACGGCGAGATCGCGCACGAGAGAGCTCCGTGGGTGGGATCGTGCCCGGCGGGCCACGAGCACTACCGCTTCAGGAAGCCGACCCGCGTCACCTCCTGCGGCAGATGCGCGCGGGGCTTCTCGCGCGCCCACGTCATCGCCTGGCAGCGGCGGGCCTGA
- a CDS encoding phosphatase PAP2 family protein — translation MSASPSAASLTRTATPWAFAGLVLIAALGAYLRFVHSGPFGVDEWWHGVAGAARGSAAYAVAVFMAEAGSGIGAAACTAIAAALLLALRRPRDAASVATAMVIGIAASETLKALVLRPRPWDPLFHASGSSYPSGHSMGAAALACSLALVAAQTESLDERVRRLMWILAASWVLVMMWSRAALHVHWLSDTLAGALLGICAAVLGRRMWVRRRPNADVGGAA, via the coding sequence ATGTCCGCCTCCCCCAGCGCCGCCTCGCTCACTCGCACCGCGACCCCGTGGGCGTTCGCGGGCCTCGTGCTCATCGCGGCGCTGGGAGCGTACCTGCGGTTCGTGCACTCCGGCCCGTTCGGCGTCGACGAGTGGTGGCACGGCGTCGCCGGAGCGGCCCGCGGATCGGCGGCCTACGCGGTCGCGGTGTTCATGGCCGAGGCGGGAAGTGGGATCGGCGCCGCCGCGTGCACGGCGATCGCGGCGGCGCTGCTGCTCGCGCTCCGCCGCCCTCGCGACGCGGCCTCCGTCGCGACCGCGATGGTGATCGGCATCGCTGCATCCGAGACCCTGAAGGCGCTCGTACTGCGTCCGCGCCCGTGGGATCCGCTCTTCCACGCCTCCGGCAGTTCGTATCCCTCCGGGCACTCGATGGGGGCGGCCGCACTGGCGTGCTCGCTCGCGCTGGTGGCGGCGCAGACCGAGTCCCTCGACGAACGGGTGAGACGACTGATGTGGATCCTGGCCGCTTCGTGGGTTCTGGTGATGATGTGGAGCCGCGCGGCACTGCACGTGCACTGGCTCAGCGACACCCTCGCGGGCGCGCTGCTCGGGATCTGCGCGGCCGTGCTCGGCCGGCGGATGTGGGTTCGCCGACGGCCGAACGCCGATGTCGGAGGTGCGGCCTAG
- a CDS encoding DNA-directed RNA polymerase subunit beta', with product MLEGTDFNELQIRLATADDIRSWSFGEVKKPETINYRTLKPEKDGLFGEQIFGPSRDWECACGKYKRVRYKGIVCERCGVEVTKSSVRRERMGHIELAAPVTHIWYFKGVPSRLGYLLDMAPKDLEKVIYFAAYMIIDIDDEGRREDMAELEAELRLELKALEDQRDIAIAQRQQQAESDLAALEAEGAKADQRRRAEASAEKEMAAIRKGFDDDIARLQRVWEDFRNLKVGDLKPEDAVFADLMDRYGDYFEAYMGAEAIKKRLESFDLEAEAETLHLQIAEGKGQKKIRAIKRLKVVSAFLQTGASPAAMVLDVVPVIPPELRPMVQLDGGRFATSDLNDLYRRVINRNNRLRRLLDLGAPEIIVNNEKRMLQEAVDALFDNGRRGRPVTGTGNRALKSLSDMLKGKQGRFRQNLLGKRVDYSGRSVIVVGPQLKLHQCGLPKQMALELFKPFVIKRLMDLSHAQNVKAAKRMVERSRSEVWDVLEEIIRERPVLLNRAPTLHRLGIQAFEPQLVEGKAIQLHPLVCAAFNADFDGDQMAVHLPLSVEAQAEARVLMLASNNILKPSDGRPVTLPSQDMIIGLHHLTTVKKDAAGTGRAFGSIAEAILAMDEGTLDLGSKVKLRLTGYTDANGVTSEKPVLVETTLGRAIFNEALPADYPYFERVADKGSLSGLVNDLAERYPKVEVAATLDRIKDAGFYWASRSGVTVSLSDVVTPANKGEIIAEHEKRAAKVQRDYDRGMISDGDRRKALTDIWTEATDEVAAAMRESFPEDNTIFRMVSSGARGNWLQIRNIAGMRGLVSNPKGEIIPRPIINSYREGLSVAEYFIATHGARKGLADTALRTADSGYLTRRLVDVSQDVIIREEDCGTRRGLDLPIAAADANGVLVRDENVENSVYARTLATDAVSPDGTVVASAGDDVGDVLIDKLVEAGVTEIKVRSVLTCASAVGVCATCYGRSLATGQRVDIGEAVGIIAAQSIGEPGTQLTMRTFHTGGSASADDITQGLPRVQELFEARTPKGASPIAEAAGRITIEDTEKSRRILLTPDDGTEEKQYPVLKRATLLVEDGDHVELGQPFLAGTLDPKDILQVGSTTEDGKHIPGERAVQKYLVEGVQGVYRSQGVPIHDKHIEVIVRQMLRKVTVVDHGETELLPGELVDRSRYQRINREALLEGKRAATARPEVMGITKASLATESWLSAASFQETTRVLTQAAMEGSKDPLIGLKENVIIGKLIPAGTGLSTYRDVEVEATEEAKAERYPNRLFATEGTFDENDLSFVDFDSFTADEFNPGNYS from the coding sequence TTGCTCGAGGGTACAGATTTCAACGAGCTGCAGATCCGTCTGGCCACGGCCGACGACATCCGCAGCTGGTCGTTCGGCGAGGTCAAGAAGCCGGAGACCATCAACTACCGCACGCTGAAGCCGGAGAAGGACGGTCTGTTCGGCGAACAGATCTTCGGACCGAGCCGCGACTGGGAGTGCGCGTGCGGCAAGTACAAGCGCGTCCGCTACAAGGGCATCGTCTGCGAGCGCTGCGGCGTCGAAGTGACGAAGTCGAGCGTGCGCCGCGAGCGCATGGGCCACATCGAACTGGCCGCGCCCGTCACGCACATCTGGTACTTCAAGGGTGTGCCGTCCCGTCTGGGCTACCTGCTCGACATGGCGCCGAAGGATCTCGAGAAGGTCATCTACTTCGCTGCGTACATGATCATCGACATCGATGACGAGGGCCGCCGCGAGGACATGGCGGAGCTGGAGGCCGAGCTGCGTCTCGAGCTGAAGGCGCTCGAGGATCAGCGCGACATCGCGATCGCGCAGCGCCAGCAGCAGGCCGAGTCGGATCTCGCCGCGCTCGAGGCCGAAGGGGCGAAGGCGGATCAGCGCCGTCGCGCCGAGGCCTCGGCCGAGAAGGAGATGGCGGCGATCCGCAAGGGCTTCGACGACGACATCGCTCGGCTGCAGCGCGTGTGGGAGGACTTCCGCAACCTCAAGGTGGGCGACCTCAAGCCCGAGGACGCGGTGTTCGCCGACCTCATGGATCGCTACGGCGACTACTTCGAGGCCTACATGGGCGCCGAGGCGATCAAGAAGCGCCTCGAGTCCTTCGATCTCGAGGCCGAGGCCGAGACGCTGCACCTGCAGATCGCCGAGGGCAAGGGCCAGAAGAAGATCCGCGCGATCAAGCGCCTGAAGGTCGTCAGCGCCTTCCTGCAGACGGGTGCGAGCCCGGCCGCGATGGTGCTCGACGTCGTGCCGGTGATCCCGCCCGAGCTCCGCCCGATGGTGCAGCTCGACGGCGGCCGCTTCGCGACCTCCGATCTCAACGACCTCTACCGTCGCGTGATCAACCGCAACAACCGTCTGCGCCGCCTGCTCGATCTCGGCGCCCCCGAGATCATCGTCAACAACGAGAAGCGCATGCTGCAGGAGGCCGTCGACGCGCTGTTCGACAACGGCCGCCGCGGTCGCCCCGTGACCGGCACGGGCAACCGCGCCCTGAAGTCGCTGAGCGACATGCTCAAGGGCAAGCAGGGCCGGTTCCGCCAGAACCTGCTCGGCAAGCGCGTCGACTACTCGGGCCGTTCGGTCATCGTGGTCGGCCCGCAGCTCAAGCTGCACCAGTGCGGTCTGCCCAAGCAGATGGCGCTCGAGCTGTTCAAGCCGTTCGTGATCAAGCGTCTCATGGATCTGTCGCACGCGCAGAACGTGAAGGCCGCGAAGCGCATGGTGGAGCGCTCCCGCTCCGAGGTGTGGGACGTGCTCGAGGAGATCATCCGCGAGCGCCCCGTGCTGCTCAACCGCGCGCCGACGCTGCACCGCCTCGGCATCCAGGCGTTCGAGCCGCAGCTCGTCGAGGGCAAGGCCATCCAGCTGCACCCGCTCGTCTGCGCGGCCTTCAACGCCGACTTCGACGGCGACCAGATGGCTGTGCACCTGCCGCTGTCGGTCGAGGCCCAGGCCGAGGCCCGCGTGCTGATGCTCGCCTCGAACAATATCCTGAAGCCGTCGGACGGCCGCCCGGTGACCCTGCCCTCGCAGGACATGATCATCGGCCTGCACCACCTCACCACGGTCAAGAAGGACGCCGCCGGCACCGGCCGCGCGTTCGGCTCGATCGCCGAGGCGATCCTGGCGATGGACGAGGGCACCCTCGACCTGGGTTCGAAGGTCAAGCTGCGTCTCACCGGCTACACCGACGCGAACGGCGTCACCTCCGAGAAGCCCGTGCTGGTCGAGACCACTCTCGGCCGCGCGATCTTCAACGAGGCGCTGCCGGCCGACTACCCCTACTTCGAGCGCGTGGCCGACAAGGGCAGCCTCTCGGGCCTGGTCAACGACCTCGCCGAGCGCTACCCGAAGGTGGAGGTCGCGGCGACCCTCGACCGCATCAAGGACGCGGGCTTCTACTGGGCATCGCGCTCGGGTGTGACGGTGTCGCTCTCCGACGTCGTGACCCCGGCGAACAAGGGCGAGATCATCGCCGAGCACGAGAAGCGCGCGGCCAAGGTGCAGCGCGACTACGATCGCGGCATGATCAGCGACGGCGACCGCCGCAAGGCGCTCACCGACATCTGGACGGAGGCGACCGACGAGGTGGCCGCCGCGATGCGCGAGTCCTTCCCCGAGGACAACACCATCTTCCGCATGGTGTCGTCGGGCGCCCGCGGTAACTGGCTGCAGATCCGCAATATCGCGGGTATGCGAGGCCTGGTGTCGAACCCGAAGGGTGAGATCATCCCGCGTCCGATCATCAACTCGTACCGCGAGGGCCTCTCGGTGGCGGAGTACTTCATCGCGACCCACGGCGCCCGTAAGGGCCTCGCCGATACCGCTCTGCGCACCGCCGACTCGGGTTACCTGACCCGTCGTCTGGTCGATGTGTCGCAGGACGTCATCATCCGCGAGGAGGACTGCGGCACCAGGCGCGGACTCGACCTCCCGATCGCCGCGGCCGACGCGAACGGCGTGCTCGTGCGCGATGAGAACGTCGAGAACTCGGTCTACGCCCGCACCCTCGCCACCGACGCGGTGTCGCCCGACGGCACCGTCGTGGCGAGCGCCGGCGACGACGTGGGCGACGTGCTCATCGACAAGCTGGTGGAGGCCGGCGTGACCGAGATCAAGGTGCGCTCCGTGCTCACCTGCGCCTCGGCCGTGGGCGTCTGCGCCACCTGCTACGGCCGCTCGCTCGCGACCGGTCAGCGCGTCGACATCGGCGAGGCGGTCGGCATCATCGCCGCCCAGTCGATCGGCGAGCCCGGTACTCAGCTGACGATGCGTACGTTCCACACGGGTGGTTCGGCCTCGGCCGACGACATCACCCAGGGTCTGCCTCGCGTGCAGGAGCTGTTCGAGGCGCGCACCCCGAAGGGCGCGTCGCCGATCGCCGAGGCCGCTGGCCGCATCACGATCGAGGACACCGAGAAGAGCCGCCGCATCCTCCTCACGCCGGACGACGGCACCGAGGAGAAGCAGTACCCCGTGCTGAAGCGCGCCACGCTGCTCGTCGAGGACGGCGACCACGTCGAGCTCGGCCAGCCGTTCCTGGCGGGCACGCTGGATCCGAAGGACATCCTGCAGGTGGGCTCCACCACCGAGGACGGCAAGCACATCCCGGGCGAGCGCGCGGTACAGAAGTACCTCGTCGAGGGCGTGCAGGGCGTCTACCGCTCGCAGGGCGTGCCGATCCACGACAAGCACATCGAGGTGATCGTGCGCCAGATGCTGCGCAAGGTGACCGTGGTGGATCACGGAGAGACCGAGCTGCTCCCGGGCGAGCTCGTCGACCGTTCGCGCTACCAGCGCATCAACCGCGAGGCGCTGCTCGAGGGCAAGCGCGCCGCGACCGCGCGCCCCGAGGTCATGGGTATCACCAAGGCCTCGCTCGCGACCGAGTCGTGGCTCTCGGCGGCCTCCTTCCAGGAGACCACCCGAGTGCTCACGCAGGCGGCGATGGAGGGATCGAAGGATCCGCTCATCGGCCTCAAGGAGAATGTCATCATCGGTAAGCTCATCCCGGCCGGTACCGGCCTGAGCACCTACCGCGACGTCGAGGTCGAGGCGACCGAGGAGGCGAAGGCGGAGCGCTACCCGAACCGCCTGTTCGCGACCGAGGGCACCTTCGACGAGAACGACCTCTCGTTCGTGGACTTCGACAGCTTCACCGCTGACGAGTTCAACCCGGGCAACTACTCCTAA
- a CDS encoding spermidine synthase, producing the protein MRLPAPVTLGSGLTAEFEEDRWVPGAIQLLVDGTPQSHVNLRDPSELFFEYVRRIGHVIDLFRPAGAPISALHLGGGAFTLPRYVEATRPGSRQQIIELEGALVDLVREAAPLPRRASIRIRRGDAREVLGRLPEGMRGAMDLVVVDIFSGDRTPAHVSSAEFYELIRPLLAPDGVVVVNVTDGAGQAFTRGQVATLASVFSTVAAIAEPQVLKGRRFGNVVLLASGDPASADGAAAPDLEWLPRLLAGGPHPARMLVDRELTEWLRGARPVTDADAAPSPEPPPEVFGRG; encoded by the coding sequence GTGAGGCTGCCCGCCCCCGTCACCCTCGGCTCCGGCCTCACCGCCGAGTTCGAGGAGGACCGGTGGGTGCCCGGCGCGATCCAGCTGCTCGTCGACGGCACGCCGCAATCCCACGTCAATCTGCGCGACCCGTCCGAGCTCTTCTTCGAGTACGTGCGCCGCATCGGTCACGTGATCGATCTGTTCCGCCCCGCCGGCGCGCCGATCTCGGCGCTGCACCTGGGCGGAGGCGCGTTCACGCTCCCGCGGTACGTGGAGGCGACGCGTCCGGGCAGCCGGCAGCAGATCATCGAGCTCGAGGGAGCGCTCGTCGATCTCGTGCGCGAAGCCGCTCCGCTGCCGCGCCGCGCGAGCATCCGCATCAGACGCGGCGATGCGCGCGAGGTTCTCGGCAGGCTACCCGAGGGCATGCGCGGCGCGATGGACCTCGTCGTCGTCGATATCTTCTCGGGCGACCGCACCCCCGCCCACGTCTCGAGTGCCGAGTTCTACGAGCTCATCAGGCCGCTCCTGGCTCCGGACGGCGTGGTCGTCGTGAACGTCACGGACGGGGCCGGTCAGGCCTTCACCCGGGGCCAGGTCGCGACACTCGCCTCGGTCTTCTCCACGGTCGCCGCGATCGCCGAACCGCAGGTGCTGAAGGGACGGCGCTTCGGCAACGTGGTGCTGCTCGCTTCCGGCGATCCGGCATCCGCAGACGGGGCGGCCGCCCCCGATCTCGAGTGGTTGCCCCGTCTGCTCGCGGGAGGCCCCCACCCCGCGCGCATGCTGGTCGACCGCGAACTGACCGAGTGGTTGCGGGGCGCGCGACCCGTCACCGACGCCGACGCGGCCCCGAGCCCGGAGCCGCCGCCCGAGGTGTTCGGCCGTGGCTGA
- a CDS encoding spermidine/putrescine ABC transporter substrate-binding protein, with translation MAGAIDERVNAAVDAWLRWVPSWSPGTHRGRSRLCRRCTGSPILAAAGLTNDVPHQVTHALVSRMQRIIDKRVDEFTAAELPALHEELTGEELWRAGGYDPAEGLAPEYEGLDPDPEPDDSEQPFLFTLAGLAEESKPEPPLPRPPLSHEEKQRLRREIELADAHAEEIGREVCFALVAHRGRIEAAIQRFVEPQIRAMLDELSQHLEPPQ, from the coding sequence GTGGCGGGCGCCATCGACGAGAGAGTGAACGCCGCCGTGGACGCCTGGCTGCGGTGGGTGCCGAGCTGGTCGCCGGGCACGCACCGCGGGAGATCCCGCCTCTGCCGGAGGTGCACCGGATCCCCGATCCTCGCAGCCGCCGGCCTCACGAACGATGTGCCGCACCAGGTCACCCACGCGCTCGTCTCGCGCATGCAGCGCATCATCGACAAGCGGGTGGACGAGTTCACGGCGGCCGAACTCCCCGCGCTGCACGAGGAGCTGACGGGGGAGGAGCTGTGGCGAGCGGGCGGCTACGATCCCGCGGAGGGGCTCGCCCCCGAGTACGAGGGGTTGGATCCGGATCCCGAGCCCGACGACAGCGAGCAGCCCTTCCTCTTCACGCTCGCCGGGCTCGCGGAGGAGAGCAAGCCCGAGCCGCCGCTCCCGAGGCCGCCCCTGAGCCATGAGGAGAAGCAGCGGCTGCGCCGGGAGATCGAGCTCGCCGACGCGCACGCCGAGGAGATCGGGCGGGAGGTCTGCTTCGCGCTCGTGGCGCACCGGGGGCGGATCGAGGCCGCGATCCAGCGCTTCGTCGAACCGCAGATCAGGGCGATGCTCGACGAACTGTCCCAGCACCTCGAGCCGCCGCAGTAG
- the rpoB gene encoding DNA-directed RNA polymerase subunit beta, producing MAAARNASSTTQPKNGRNHSRLSFAKISDTLSVPNLLALQLESFDWLVGNDAWKERVKEAQAEGRDDIALKSGLEEIFDEISPIEDNAGTMQLSFENPILDEQKFTIEECKERGKTYAAPLYVEAAFYNTETQVLKSQTVYMGDFPIMTDKGTFIINGTERVIVSQLVRSPGVYFERAQEKTSDKDVFTARVIPSRGAWLEFEVDKRDQVGVRIDRKRKQSVTVFLKALGMTSEEILEEFAGYESIALTLEKDGILTQEEALKDIYRKQRPGEQVAIEAAKALLDNSYFNPKRYDLAKVGRYKINRKLGVDAPITDSVLSLEDIVATIKYLVGLHAGTETLPGVRDGKDIDVRLDTDDIDHFGNRRIRAVGELIQNQVRTGLSRMERVVRERMTTQDIEAITPNTLINTRPVLAAIKEFFGTSQLSQFMDQNNPLAGLTNKRRLSALGPGGLSRDRAGVEVRDVHPSHYGRMCPIETPEGPNIGLIGALATFARINAFGFIETPYRRIVDGKVTDQVDYLTAHEEDEYLIAQAGAPLTEDGRFAEQQVLARPRGSEVVLVDSDRVQYMDVSPRQMVSVATSLIPFLEHDDANRALMGANMQRQAVPLVRSESPVVGTGMEGYAAIDAGDVITAQKSGVIEEVSADFVTVQHDDGGSKTYFMRKFDRSNQGTNYNHRVIVKAGERIEAGEVIADGPATENGELALGRNLLVAFMSWEGHNFEDAIILSQNLVKDDTLSSIHIEEYDIDARDTKLGKEEITRDLPNASMEALKDLDERGIIRIGAEVKQGDILVGKVTPKGETELSAEERLLRAIFNEKSREVRDTSLKVPHGVSGTVTAVKVFDAENDNDDELGSGVNQRVVVYIAQKRKITEGDKLAGRHGNKGVISKILPVEDMPFLADGTPVDVILNPLGIPGRMNFGQVLEIHLGWIAKQGWKVEGNPEWAAKLSKEALEAAPNTKVATPVFDGATEAEIAGLLDSTLVTRDGERLIDSSGKTRLFDGRSGEPYPYPISVGYMYILKLHHLVDDKIHARSTGPYSMITQQPLGGKAQFGGQRFGEMEVWALEAYGAAYALQELLTVKSDDILGRVKVYEAIVRGENIPEPGVPESFRVLMKEMQSLCLNVEVLGADGNAVNLRDNDDEAHRTAEELGINLSSRFETSSVDEI from the coding sequence TTGGCTGCTGCGCGCAACGCATCGTCAACCACCCAACCGAAGAACGGTCGCAACCACTCGCGACTCTCCTTCGCCAAGATTTCCGACACGCTGTCGGTGCCCAACCTGCTGGCACTGCAGCTCGAGAGCTTCGACTGGCTCGTCGGCAACGACGCGTGGAAGGAGCGCGTCAAAGAGGCACAGGCCGAGGGGCGCGATGACATCGCGCTGAAGAGCGGCCTCGAGGAGATCTTCGACGAGATCTCCCCGATCGAGGACAACGCGGGCACCATGCAGCTCTCGTTCGAGAACCCGATCCTCGACGAGCAGAAGTTCACCATCGAGGAGTGCAAGGAGCGCGGTAAGACCTACGCCGCTCCGCTCTACGTCGAGGCGGCGTTCTACAACACCGAGACCCAGGTGCTGAAGAGCCAGACGGTCTACATGGGCGATTTCCCCATCATGACCGACAAGGGCACCTTCATCATCAACGGCACCGAGCGCGTCATCGTCTCGCAGCTCGTGCGCAGCCCCGGCGTGTACTTCGAGCGCGCACAGGAGAAGACCAGCGATAAGGACGTCTTCACCGCCCGCGTGATCCCGAGCCGCGGCGCGTGGCTCGAGTTCGAGGTCGACAAGCGCGACCAGGTCGGCGTGCGCATCGACCGCAAGCGCAAGCAGTCGGTCACCGTGTTCCTCAAGGCACTCGGCATGACCAGCGAGGAGATCCTCGAGGAGTTCGCCGGCTACGAGTCGATCGCGCTCACCCTCGAGAAGGACGGCATCCTCACCCAGGAGGAGGCGCTCAAGGACATCTACCGCAAGCAGCGTCCGGGCGAGCAGGTGGCCATCGAGGCCGCCAAGGCCCTGCTCGACAACAGCTACTTCAACCCGAAGCGCTACGACCTCGCCAAGGTCGGCCGGTACAAGATCAATCGGAAGCTCGGCGTCGACGCCCCCATCACCGACTCGGTGCTGTCGCTCGAGGACATCGTCGCGACCATCAAGTACCTCGTCGGCCTCCACGCGGGCACCGAGACGCTCCCCGGCGTGCGCGACGGCAAGGATATCGACGTCCGCCTCGACACCGACGACATCGACCACTTCGGCAACCGCCGCATCCGCGCCGTGGGCGAGCTCATCCAGAACCAGGTGCGCACCGGCCTCAGCCGTATGGAGCGCGTGGTGCGCGAGCGCATGACCACGCAGGACATCGAGGCGATCACCCCGAACACCCTGATCAACACCCGCCCCGTGCTGGCGGCGATCAAGGAGTTCTTCGGCACCTCGCAGCTGTCGCAGTTCATGGATCAGAACAACCCGCTCGCGGGCCTGACCAACAAGCGCCGTCTCTCGGCGCTCGGCCCGGGCGGCCTGAGCCGCGACCGCGCCGGCGTCGAGGTGCGAGACGTGCACCCCTCGCACTACGGCCGCATGTGCCCGATCGAGACCCCTGAGGGCCCGAACATCGGCCTGATCGGCGCGCTCGCGACCTTCGCTCGCATCAACGCCTTCGGCTTCATCGAGACCCCCTACCGCCGCATCGTCGACGGCAAGGTCACCGACCAGGTCGACTACCTGACCGCGCACGAGGAGGACGAGTACCTCATCGCCCAGGCCGGCGCCCCGCTCACCGAGGACGGCCGCTTCGCCGAGCAGCAGGTGCTCGCGCGCCCCCGCGGCTCCGAGGTCGTGCTGGTCGACTCCGATCGCGTGCAGTACATGGACGTCTCGCCCCGCCAGATGGTGTCCGTGGCCACGTCCCTCATCCCGTTCCTCGAGCACGACGACGCGAACCGCGCCCTCATGGGTGCGAACATGCAGCGTCAGGCCGTGCCGCTCGTGCGCAGCGAGTCGCCCGTGGTCGGCACCGGTATGGAGGGCTACGCGGCGATCGACGCGGGTGACGTGATCACCGCCCAGAAGTCCGGCGTCATCGAGGAGGTGTCGGCCGACTTCGTGACCGTGCAGCACGACGACGGCGGGTCGAAGACCTACTTCATGCGCAAGTTCGACCGCTCGAACCAGGGCACGAACTACAACCACCGCGTCATCGTGAAGGCCGGCGAGCGCATCGAGGCCGGCGAGGTCATCGCAGACGGCCCCGCCACGGAGAACGGCGAGCTCGCGCTCGGCCGCAACCTGCTCGTCGCGTTCATGTCGTGGGAGGGCCACAACTTCGAGGACGCGATCATCCTCAGCCAGAACCTGGTGAAGGACGACACCCTCTCCTCGATCCACATCGAGGAGTACGACATCGACGCCCGCGACACCAAGCTCGGCAAGGAGGAGATCACCCGCGATCTCCCCAACGCCAGCATGGAGGCGCTGAAGGATCTCGACGAGCGCGGCATCATCCGCATCGGCGCCGAGGTCAAGCAGGGCGACATCCTCGTCGGCAAGGTCACGCCGAAGGGCGAGACCGAGCTGAGCGCCGAGGAGCGCCTGCTCCGCGCGATCTTCAACGAGAAGAGCCGCGAGGTGCGCGACACCTCGCTCAAGGTGCCGCACGGCGTCTCGGGCACGGTCACCGCGGTCAAGGTGTTCGACGCCGAGAACGATAACGACGACGAGCTCGGCTCGGGCGTCAACCAGCGCGTGGTCGTCTACATCGCCCAGAAGCGCAAGATCACCGAGGGCGACAAGCTCGCCGGCCGTCACGGCAACAAGGGCGTCATCTCGAAGATCCTGCCCGTCGAGGACATGCCGTTCCTCGCCGACGGCACCCCGGTCGACGTGATCCTGAACCCGCTCGGCATCCCGGGCCGAATGAACTTCGGCCAGGTGCTCGAGATCCACCTCGGGTGGATCGCGAAGCAGGGCTGGAAGGTCGAGGGCAACCCGGAGTGGGCTGCGAAGCTCTCGAAGGAGGCCCTCGAGGCGGCGCCGAACACCAAGGTCGCGACCCCGGTGTTCGACGGTGCGACCGAGGCCGAGATCGCCGGTCTACTTGACTCGACGCTCGTGACGCGAGACGGCGAGCGGCTCATCGACTCCAGCGGCAAGACCCGCCTGTTCGACGGCCGCTCGGGCGAGCCCTACCCGTACCCGATCTCGGTCGGCTACATGTACATCCTGAAGCTGCACCACCTCGTCGATGACAAGATCCACGCGCGCTCGACGGGCCCCTACTCGATGATCACCCAGCAGCCGCTCGGCGGTAAGGCCCAGTTCGGCGGCCAGCGCTTCGGTGAGATGGAGGTGTGGGCGCTCGAGGCCTACGGCGCCGCATACGCGCTGCAGGAGCTGCTCACGGTCAAGTCCGACGACATCCTCGGCCGCGTCAAGGTGTACGAGGCGATCGTCCGCGGCGAGAACATCCCCGAGCCGGGTGTGCCCGAGTCGTTCCGAGTGCTGATGAAGGAGATGCAGTCGCTCTGCCTGAACGTCGAGGTGCTGGGCGCGGACGGCAACGCCGTCAACCTGCGCGACAACGATGACGAGGCCCACCGCACCGCGGAGGAGCTCGGAATCAATCTGTCCAGCCGCTTCGAGACCTCGTCCGTCGACGAGATCTAA
- a CDS encoding glutaredoxin domain-containing protein → MSETIIFGADWCGDCRRAKLIFDRAGAPYRYVDLVQDPAAAEVAHDISGRTNIPVIVYPDRSHQVEPSNADMLQKIAELGLGGARAEGATRIEADGSTTETAP, encoded by the coding sequence ATGAGCGAGACCATCATCTTCGGGGCCGACTGGTGCGGTGATTGCCGCCGCGCCAAGCTGATCTTCGACCGGGCCGGCGCCCCCTACCGCTACGTCGATCTGGTGCAGGATCCCGCGGCCGCCGAGGTGGCCCACGATATCAGCGGTCGCACCAACATCCCCGTCATCGTCTACCCCGATCGCAGCCACCAGGTCGAGCCGTCGAACGCCGACATGCTGCAGAAGATCGCGGAGCTGGGGCTCGGCGGCGCGAGGGCCGAGGGAGCGACGCGGATCGAGGCCGACGGCTCCACGACCGAGACGGCGCCGTGA